A window of Cloacibacillus sp. An23 contains these coding sequences:
- a CDS encoding TRAP transporter large permease → MDIAILFGTLFVLLALSVPIGISLGIATAVTIFSCSHLPLVLIAQNAFTGMDSFPMLAIPFFMLSGSLMTYGGISRRIVDMAECFVGFITGGLAMVTIVACMFFGAISGSAAATVSAIGSFMVPMMVEKKYKPDFAAAVISSAGTIGCIIPPSIPFVVYGVLTGTSVSDLFIAGIIPGIVIGIALMIVSYFISKKEGYPRMSSIPTFKHVCKTFAGSIWALFVPVIILGGIYGGIFTPTESAVVATVYALIVGKFVYKELNYERTLSAFKDAVLVIGATLFMVGLATSFASYLAMERIPIRVGSFILGYAHSKFLVLLFMNIVFLIIGCFVDNISSTIILTPIFLPIVKELGMDPIQFGMMISIALAIGFSTPPYGCNLFISATISKQSVGAIAKKLVPFIIAMIICLQLFTYIPWFSLALL, encoded by the coding sequence ATGGATATAGCAATACTGTTTGGTACGCTTTTCGTCCTTCTGGCGCTTTCCGTACCTATTGGAATATCTCTTGGTATCGCCACCGCGGTCACCATCTTCTCGTGCAGCCACCTTCCGCTCGTCCTGATAGCGCAGAACGCCTTCACGGGAATGGACTCCTTCCCGATGCTCGCCATACCGTTCTTCATGCTCTCAGGATCACTGATGACCTACGGCGGCATCTCGCGCAGAATAGTCGACATGGCGGAATGCTTCGTCGGATTTATCACAGGCGGTCTCGCGATGGTTACGATAGTCGCATGCATGTTCTTCGGCGCCATTTCCGGCTCAGCGGCCGCAACGGTCTCCGCCATCGGTTCTTTCATGGTTCCGATGATGGTCGAGAAGAAATACAAGCCTGACTTCGCCGCCGCGGTCATTTCCTCCGCCGGTACGATAGGATGCATCATCCCGCCCAGCATTCCGTTCGTCGTCTACGGAGTTCTCACCGGAACTTCCGTCAGCGACCTGTTTATCGCGGGAATCATCCCCGGCATAGTCATCGGTATCGCGCTAATGATAGTCTCCTACTTCATCAGTAAGAAAGAGGGCTATCCCCGCATGTCGAGCATCCCGACCTTCAAGCATGTCTGCAAGACTTTCGCCGGTTCCATCTGGGCGCTCTTCGTTCCCGTCATAATACTCGGCGGCATCTACGGAGGCATCTTCACGCCGACGGAATCCGCGGTCGTCGCGACTGTCTACGCGCTCATCGTCGGTAAGTTCGTCTACAAAGAGCTAAACTACGAGAGAACTCTCTCCGCTTTCAAGGACGCCGTCCTCGTCATCGGCGCGACGCTCTTCATGGTAGGCCTAGCCACTTCGTTCGCGTCGTACCTCGCGATGGAAAGAATCCCGATCCGCGTAGGCTCCTTCATCCTCGGCTACGCGCACAGCAAATTCCTTGTTCTGCTCTTCATGAACATCGTGTTCCTCATCATCGGATGCTTCGTCGACAACATCTCATCGACGATAATCCTTACGCCGATATTCCTTCCGATAGTCAAGGAACTCGGAATGGATCCGATACAGTTCGGTATGATGATCTCCATCGCGCTCGCCATCGGATTCTCGACTCCGCCTTACGGATGCAACCTGTTCATATCGGCGACTATATCCAAACAAAGCGTCGGAGCGATAGCGAAGAAGCTCGTGCCGTTCATCATAGCGATGATCATATGCCTCCAACTCTTCACCTACATCCCGTGGTTCTCGCTCGCGCTTCTCTAG
- a CDS encoding TRAP transporter small permease: MVKFLNNLEEKFLVLNLLISSLLVFMNVVLRYCFHASLSWVDEAARYMFIWLIWIGADYTLANRKHLRIDILSSKLTGKPRVALEVFVLTLWCGFSIFLGIQGIKLVSVVVKTGQLSTAMQISMGWAYLCIPLAGIFMAIRLVFEIIGILRTGEIVKPELSEEEMMIEEAKKGVSM, from the coding sequence ATGGTCAAATTTCTTAATAATTTAGAAGAGAAATTCCTCGTATTGAATTTACTCATCTCGTCGCTCCTAGTATTTATGAACGTCGTTCTCAGATACTGCTTCCATGCTTCCCTGTCGTGGGTCGACGAGGCGGCGCGCTATATGTTCATCTGGCTTATCTGGATCGGGGCGGACTACACGCTCGCGAACAGAAAACATCTCCGCATCGACATCTTGTCTTCGAAACTTACGGGCAAACCCCGCGTCGCTCTCGAGGTCTTCGTCCTTACGCTCTGGTGCGGCTTCAGCATCTTCCTCGGCATCCAGGGGATCAAGCTCGTCAGCGTCGTCGTCAAGACAGGACAGCTTTCGACCGCTATGCAGATAAGCATGGGATGGGCCTACCTCTGCATCCCTCTTGCGGGTATTTTCATGGCGATACGCCTTGTTTTTGAAATCATCGGTATTCTGCGCACCGGCGAGATAGTCAAGCCGGAACTCAGCGAAGAAGAGATGATGATAGAAGAAGCCAAGAAAGGAGTATCGATGTAA
- a CDS encoding DctP family TRAP transporter solute-binding subunit, with protein sequence MKKLSALLFALCIIVTAVGSASAKEEFRIKFGYSASDKESNIITFYDTFEKYVEEASGGRISVDVYANAQLGGERQMLEGMTLGTIEMAMLSPGIAANIAPKFQVIDLPYLFDTKEAAYKALDGELGKVLNDEILPKGVRLLCFPENGFREITTNTAPVKSPADLKGMKIRVQPIPAHLALFKAFGANPTPVDFGELYTALLQKTVDAQENSITLIYSSKLYEVQKYISMTNHVYAPSAVFMSEAFFQRLPEDLQKIVLDGAAKFRDASRANQQKEGERLLKEMVEKDGIEVYYPTEEEMKQFKEAAQPVYAEMEPVLGKELIDLARSANN encoded by the coding sequence ATGAAAAAATTATCCGCTCTGTTGTTCGCCCTGTGCATAATTGTCACCGCGGTAGGTTCAGCTTCCGCGAAGGAAGAGTTCCGCATCAAGTTCGGCTACAGCGCTTCCGATAAAGAATCGAACATCATCACCTTCTACGACACGTTTGAAAAATACGTCGAAGAGGCCTCGGGCGGACGCATCTCCGTCGACGTCTACGCGAACGCCCAGCTCGGCGGCGAGCGCCAGATGCTTGAAGGTATGACGCTCGGCACGATAGAGATGGCTATGCTCTCTCCCGGTATCGCGGCGAACATCGCGCCGAAGTTTCAGGTCATCGACCTCCCCTATCTTTTCGATACAAAAGAAGCCGCCTATAAGGCTCTCGACGGCGAACTCGGCAAAGTTCTCAACGACGAAATACTGCCGAAGGGCGTCCGCCTTCTCTGCTTCCCGGAGAACGGATTCCGCGAGATCACCACTAACACGGCTCCCGTAAAGAGCCCCGCCGACCTTAAAGGTATGAAGATACGCGTCCAGCCGATACCGGCCCACCTCGCCCTCTTCAAAGCCTTCGGAGCCAACCCGACGCCCGTCGACTTCGGCGAACTTTACACAGCGCTTCTCCAGAAGACGGTCGACGCCCAGGAAAACTCCATCACGCTCATATACAGCTCCAAGCTTTATGAAGTCCAGAAGTACATCTCGATGACCAACCACGTCTACGCCCCGTCGGCCGTGTTCATGAGCGAAGCCTTCTTCCAGCGCCTCCCCGAAGACCTCCAGAAGATCGTCCTCGACGGAGCGGCGAAATTCCGCGACGCTTCCCGCGCCAACCAGCAGAAGGAGGGCGAGCGCCTGCTGAAAGAAATGGTCGAGAAGGACGGCATCGAAGTCTACTATCCGACCGAAGAAGAGATGAAGCAGTTCAAAGAAGCCGCGCAGCCGGTATACGCCGAGATGGAACCAGTCCTCGGCAAGGAACTTATCGACCTGGCCCGCAGCGCGAACAACTAG
- a CDS encoding Ldh family oxidoreductase, with the protein MSKRDYVVKYDDLYKIAKEMFMGLGYSDEQASTVTECLVEADARHKHSHGVAAMMTYVSHLRAGNLHLDAPAPTTVFETPLSLVLDGHSGVGYCIADYAVKKTIEKAKKTGVCITTVRQANHYGFAAHWSEMMAKEGLIGISMTNTVRCVCPTRSAERNLGTNPITVAFPTAGDEPMFNLDMATCVMAHGKLVRSQVFAESGVIPREVIIDGNGNVVTDFKEALEILHHGDDRSECPDPHTGGLVPLGGTTEILSGHKGYGLAMLVELLTGGLAGGTPSKFIPLAHEGICFFFMAIDPAMFGDAQHVKEHIKYIINEYRKTAALDPELPVIMPGDKSRAARAKALKDGIELSPEIVDILREVAKLTNKEKELEAVVHHE; encoded by the coding sequence ATGAGCAAGAGGGATTATGTTGTGAAGTACGACGATCTTTACAAGATCGCGAAAGAGATGTTCATGGGTCTCGGCTACTCCGACGAACAGGCGTCGACCGTCACGGAATGCCTCGTCGAAGCCGACGCACGTCATAAACACTCCCACGGCGTCGCCGCGATGATGACCTACGTCAGCCACCTCCGCGCAGGAAATCTGCATCTCGACGCCCCGGCCCCCACTACTGTCTTCGAAACGCCTCTTTCGCTCGTACTCGACGGACATTCCGGCGTCGGTTACTGCATCGCCGACTACGCAGTAAAAAAGACTATAGAAAAGGCGAAGAAAACCGGCGTCTGCATCACAACCGTCCGCCAGGCCAACCACTACGGTTTTGCGGCACATTGGAGCGAGATGATGGCGAAAGAAGGGCTCATCGGCATCTCCATGACGAACACAGTGCGCTGCGTGTGCCCGACCCGAAGCGCTGAACGCAACCTCGGGACAAACCCGATAACCGTCGCCTTCCCGACCGCCGGCGATGAGCCGATGTTCAACCTCGACATGGCGACCTGCGTAATGGCACACGGAAAGCTCGTCCGCAGCCAGGTATTCGCGGAGAGCGGAGTGATCCCGCGCGAAGTCATCATCGACGGCAACGGCAACGTAGTCACCGACTTCAAAGAGGCTCTTGAGATCCTCCACCACGGCGACGACAGAAGCGAGTGCCCGGATCCGCACACCGGAGGACTCGTCCCCCTCGGCGGGACGACAGAAATACTGAGCGGACACAAGGGCTACGGCCTAGCCATGCTCGTCGAGCTCCTAACCGGAGGGCTTGCCGGCGGCACGCCGAGCAAATTCATCCCGCTCGCGCACGAAGGCATCTGCTTCTTCTTTATGGCCATTGATCCCGCGATGTTCGGCGACGCTCAGCATGTCAAAGAACACATTAAATACATCATCAACGAATACAGAAAGACGGCCGCACTCGACCCAGAGCTTCCTGTCATCATGCCTGGCGACAAGTCCCGCGCCGCACGCGCCAAAGCTCTCAAAGACGGCATCGAGCTCAGCCCGGAAATAGTAGATATCCTCAGAGAAGTCGCGAAACTTACGAATAAAGAAAAAGAACTTGAGGCCGTAGTGCATCACGAATAA
- a CDS encoding DUF1667 domain-containing protein, whose protein sequence is MIEKEFICVVCPNGCSIKTQYEEGNPPKLISAEGMRCPRGKTWIQQEIENPMRTFSTSVLVDGGDFLEASVRLTKPVPLAKVFDIMAEIKKIKLQAPLSIGDVVMKNPAGTETEVIVTRNVPLKAK, encoded by the coding sequence ATGATCGAAAAAGAATTTATCTGCGTCGTATGCCCTAACGGCTGTTCCATAAAGACACAGTACGAAGAGGGCAACCCGCCGAAACTAATATCCGCAGAGGGTATGCGCTGCCCGCGCGGCAAAACATGGATCCAGCAGGAAATCGAGAACCCGATGCGCACCTTCTCCACCAGCGTCCTCGTTGACGGCGGAGATTTTCTTGAAGCGAGCGTGCGCCTAACAAAGCCCGTGCCGCTCGCGAAAGTGTTCGACATAATGGCCGAAATAAAAAAAATCAAACTCCAGGCCCCGCTCTCAATAGGAGACGTCGTAATGAAGAATCCCGCCGGGACGGAGACTGAAGTCATAGTTACAAGAAACGTGCCGTTAAAGGCGAAATAA
- a CDS encoding FAD-dependent oxidoreductase, with translation MIREKHDLVIIGGGPAGLAAAVAAKEAGCSDIVLVERDRILGGILNQCIHDGFGLHAFKEALSGPEYADRFIKKVRELQIPVMEKTIVLDLSKDKVLRVSREGEIKEIEAKAVVLAMGCRERTRGALSIPGHRPAGVYTAGTVQNLVNLENIMPGKHVVILGSGDIGLIMARRMTLEGAKVEAVFEVLPYSSGLQRNIRQCLDDYGIPLYLSMTVVDIYGPKGRVEGVTVAKVDEKRRPIAGTERFVPCDTLLLSVGLIPENELTREAEVAIDNITQGADVDDSCMTKIPGVFACGNVLHVHDLVDFVSMEAERAGRNAARYVAGELSEDGAEIAVRPGEGVRYVVPQRIKHGDNVSLAFRVTAPSRDKVIEVRDGDRVLKTRKETRLHPAEMVWVDMGKMDISGISSLEVRVR, from the coding sequence ATGATACGCGAAAAACACGACCTCGTCATCATCGGAGGCGGCCCGGCCGGACTCGCCGCCGCCGTCGCGGCCAAAGAGGCCGGATGCAGCGACATCGTCCTCGTCGAAAGAGACAGGATACTCGGCGGTATCCTGAACCAGTGCATACACGACGGCTTCGGGCTTCACGCCTTCAAAGAAGCGCTCTCCGGCCCGGAGTACGCCGACCGTTTTATCAAAAAAGTGCGCGAACTTCAGATTCCAGTGATGGAAAAGACGATAGTACTCGACCTTTCCAAAGACAAGGTGCTCCGCGTCAGCCGCGAAGGGGAGATAAAAGAGATAGAGGCTAAGGCCGTCGTACTAGCGATGGGCTGCCGCGAACGCACGCGCGGCGCGCTCTCGATTCCGGGACACCGCCCCGCGGGAGTCTACACGGCGGGAACCGTACAGAACCTCGTCAACCTTGAGAACATCATGCCCGGCAAGCACGTCGTCATACTCGGATCGGGCGACATCGGCCTCATCATGGCGCGCAGAATGACGCTCGAAGGCGCGAAAGTCGAAGCCGTCTTCGAAGTTCTGCCGTACTCCAGCGGCCTCCAGCGCAACATCCGCCAGTGCCTCGACGACTACGGCATTCCGCTCTACCTGTCGATGACCGTCGTAGACATCTACGGCCCCAAAGGGCGCGTCGAAGGCGTAACCGTAGCCAAGGTGGACGAAAAGCGCCGCCCCATAGCCGGTACCGAGCGCTTCGTACCATGCGACACTCTGCTGCTCTCCGTCGGCCTCATCCCAGAAAACGAGCTGACGCGCGAGGCAGAAGTAGCGATCGACAACATTACGCAGGGCGCCGACGTAGACGACAGCTGCATGACGAAAATCCCCGGCGTCTTTGCCTGCGGCAACGTACTGCACGTCCACGACCTCGTCGACTTCGTGTCTATGGAGGCGGAGCGCGCGGGCAGAAACGCGGCCCGTTACGTCGCCGGGGAGCTTTCCGAAGACGGCGCTGAAATCGCAGTCAGGCCGGGAGAGGGCGTGCGCTACGTCGTGCCGCAGAGGATAAAGCACGGCGACAACGTATCACTCGCCTTCCGAGTGACGGCTCCCTCGCGCGACAAGGTCATTGAAGTGCGCGACGGCGACCGCGTGCTGAAAACGAGAAAAGAGACGCGGCTCCATCCCGCCGAGATGGTGTGGGTCGACATGGGGAAGATGGACATAAGCGGCATCAGCTCACTGGAGGTGCGCGTAAGATGA
- a CDS encoding NAD(P)/FAD-dependent oxidoreductase, whose product MKQSFNVIIIGGGVVGNAIARELSRFQMTVAVLEKEPDVGMETSCRNSGVLHSGIHYKAGTLRAKLAVKGNSMMDKLCAELKVKIKRIGKLTTALDEDELPGIKRLMDQGTANGVPGLEVLDNAAMRKIQPGVEGIAAVWSPTSAIISPYGLTIALAENAHANGVKYFLRHKVSSITKEADGSFTVMTENGASFSAQVVVNASGLSSGIISGMAGVNEGNHGDSLKIWPCRGEYYVLDKRLDGTIKTLIYPVPGAKDAGLGIHLTPTVDGNILIGPSANYIPVETPEDYKVTAPVLEDLRREGQKLLPELKMSDFIRNFAGNRPKRTPPEEGGNGDFIIEEADGLPGFVNIVGIESPGLTSAPAIAEMVRDIAARHFDLVEKKNFVAERPGFAGHFCDLPKEEQERLVKENPEYGEIICRCEKITKKEIRDAIENPLGARSLVSIKYRARNGMGRCQAGFCTPRIVRMLRDEYGFKPDDYIFREAGSNLFTGNVREGADK is encoded by the coding sequence GTGAAACAATCGTTCAACGTCATTATCATCGGAGGCGGCGTAGTGGGTAACGCGATCGCACGTGAGCTTTCCCGCTTTCAGATGACGGTGGCGGTCTTAGAAAAAGAGCCCGACGTCGGCATGGAAACCAGCTGCCGCAACAGCGGGGTTCTGCACTCCGGGATTCATTACAAGGCAGGTACCCTGCGCGCTAAATTGGCGGTTAAGGGCAATTCTATGATGGACAAACTCTGTGCAGAGCTGAAAGTAAAAATTAAGAGGATAGGCAAGCTGACCACCGCCCTTGACGAAGACGAACTGCCTGGAATCAAGCGGCTGATGGATCAGGGGACGGCAAACGGGGTTCCAGGGCTTGAGGTGCTCGACAACGCGGCCATGAGGAAAATCCAGCCCGGCGTCGAAGGGATAGCCGCCGTATGGAGCCCGACGAGCGCGATAATTTCTCCTTACGGCCTTACGATAGCGCTCGCGGAGAACGCCCACGCGAACGGCGTGAAATATTTCCTCAGACATAAAGTTTCGTCGATAACGAAAGAGGCCGACGGAAGTTTCACCGTAATGACCGAAAACGGCGCGTCGTTCTCGGCGCAGGTCGTCGTCAACGCCTCCGGGCTTTCCAGCGGAATAATAAGCGGAATGGCTGGCGTGAATGAAGGCAACCACGGCGACAGCCTCAAGATATGGCCCTGCCGCGGCGAATACTACGTGCTTGACAAACGGCTCGACGGGACAATAAAGACCCTCATCTATCCCGTTCCCGGGGCAAAGGACGCCGGGCTCGGCATACACCTCACACCGACCGTGGACGGGAACATACTCATCGGGCCGAGCGCCAACTACATCCCCGTCGAGACCCCCGAAGATTATAAAGTCACAGCCCCTGTGCTCGAAGATCTCAGAAGAGAAGGGCAGAAGCTGCTGCCGGAGCTTAAGATGAGCGACTTCATCCGCAACTTTGCGGGCAACCGTCCGAAGCGCACGCCGCCGGAGGAAGGCGGCAACGGCGATTTCATCATAGAAGAGGCGGACGGACTGCCCGGCTTCGTAAACATCGTCGGCATCGAGAGCCCAGGGCTGACGAGCGCCCCCGCCATAGCGGAGATGGTGCGCGACATCGCAGCGAGGCATTTCGACCTTGTGGAGAAAAAAAATTTCGTCGCGGAACGTCCGGGATTCGCCGGCCATTTCTGCGACCTCCCAAAAGAAGAACAGGAGCGTCTCGTCAAAGAAAATCCCGAATACGGCGAGATAATCTGCCGCTGTGAAAAAATCACGAAGAAAGAGATACGCGACGCGATAGAGAACCCGCTCGGCGCGCGCAGCCTGGTCAGCATCAAATACCGCGCGAGAAACGGAATGGGACGCTGCCAAGCCGGTTTCTGCACCCCGAGGATAGTCCGTATGCTGCGCGACGAATACGGTTTCAAGCCGGACGATTATATTTTCAGAGAAGCCGGCTCCAATCTCTTTACCGGCAACGTAAGGGAAGGAGCGGATAAGTAA
- a CDS encoding FCD domain-containing protein: protein MNEKRKQVIEKLLREIQNGNVVNKNKLLPERQLAEVIGETRPVLREGLIALDAMGVVDIRDRQGIFLSSHEENKARTMLQKVHGWPADILSRAMEVRQIIEPIATGIAAYRRSEKDLEKMRACLQHMEELSEQEGQEAADKGAYWNTALHTIIIDATDNAYLSRIYESVITAIEQGMSMMRINTPPSAEGGRFVAYREHVEIYNRIRDKDVYGAGLCSEQHLQHTINALIQIGRIVPSSNLFEQKFAGRSR from the coding sequence GTGAATGAAAAGCGTAAGCAGGTCATTGAGAAATTACTGAGAGAGATACAAAACGGGAACGTCGTCAACAAGAACAAACTGCTTCCCGAAAGACAGCTCGCGGAGGTGATAGGCGAGACGCGGCCGGTTCTTCGCGAAGGGCTTATAGCGCTGGACGCTATGGGAGTAGTAGACATAAGGGACAGGCAAGGCATTTTTCTTTCTTCGCACGAGGAAAACAAAGCGAGAACGATGCTTCAGAAGGTACATGGATGGCCGGCTGATATTCTCTCGCGGGCTATGGAGGTGCGCCAGATAATCGAACCCATCGCCACCGGAATAGCGGCGTACCGGCGCAGCGAAAAGGATCTTGAAAAAATGCGCGCCTGTCTGCAGCACATGGAGGAGCTGTCGGAACAGGAGGGGCAGGAAGCCGCTGATAAAGGCGCTTACTGGAACACCGCGCTCCATACCATAATCATAGACGCCACCGACAACGCATATCTGTCGCGCATTTATGAAAGTGTCATCACAGCGATAGAGCAGGGAATGTCGATGATGCGCATCAATACGCCGCCGTCGGCGGAAGGCGGGCGCTTCGTGGCGTATCGCGAACATGTGGAGATATACAACAGGATCAGAGATAAAGACGTCTACGGCGCCGGGCTGTGCTCGGAACAGCATTTGCAGCACACGATAAACGCGCTCATACAAATCGGGCGCATCGTGCCGTCGTCGAATCTTTTTGAACAAAAATTTGCAGGCCGCTCCAGATAG
- a CDS encoding DUF362 domain-containing protein, whose protein sequence is MIRIRQKFDSRRIEDIRSVVRGQFERQEIGRFVHSGDRVAVGCGSRGIRNLAEIVKTAADCLTERGAKPFIVPAMGSHGGATPEGQRETLASYGITEEAIGIPIDDSMETELLGESETGIPVYFSKAALEADWVLPVNRVKLHTDFSGPIESGLVKMMCVGFGKAKGANTLHMYGTADFARIIPEAGRKVLSCVDMRFGLAIVENAYDDTALIEAVPGGELFSREPELLKESKRLFPRIPFETVDVLIVENFGKDISGAGMDPNITGRSSAGPMKNFTGPKIQRIVVCDLTEASHGNGIAVNTADFITRRFFEKLDLKAMYANGFACCNPTACQIPVIMETEEEAVEAAVKTCRFIDMERPRIVRLRSTLALDEFEISEALLDEAKAQPNIEIL, encoded by the coding sequence ATGATACGGATACGTCAGAAATTTGATTCCCGCAGGATAGAGGACATTCGCTCCGTCGTCCGCGGACAGTTCGAGCGCCAGGAAATCGGCCGGTTCGTGCATTCTGGAGACCGCGTCGCGGTAGGGTGCGGCAGCCGCGGGATACGCAATTTGGCCGAAATCGTAAAAACCGCGGCAGACTGCCTGACGGAGCGCGGCGCGAAGCCATTCATCGTCCCCGCTATGGGAAGCCACGGCGGCGCGACGCCGGAAGGACAGCGCGAAACTCTCGCATCGTACGGTATAACGGAAGAAGCCATAGGGATTCCCATAGACGATTCCATGGAAACGGAGCTTCTCGGAGAAAGCGAAACCGGCATTCCCGTCTATTTTTCAAAAGCCGCGCTCGAAGCCGACTGGGTGCTCCCCGTCAACCGCGTCAAGCTGCATACTGACTTTTCCGGCCCTATAGAGAGCGGACTTGTGAAGATGATGTGCGTCGGCTTCGGCAAGGCGAAAGGGGCCAACACGCTGCACATGTACGGCACGGCGGACTTCGCCCGCATTATTCCAGAGGCGGGGCGAAAAGTCCTTTCCTGCGTGGATATGCGCTTCGGCCTCGCGATAGTCGAAAACGCTTACGACGATACGGCCCTGATCGAAGCCGTGCCGGGCGGCGAACTTTTTTCGCGCGAGCCTGAACTGCTTAAAGAATCAAAACGGCTCTTCCCTCGCATCCCGTTTGAAACCGTCGACGTGCTGATAGTTGAAAATTTCGGAAAAGACATAAGCGGCGCCGGAATGGACCCGAATATAACTGGGCGCAGCAGCGCAGGCCCAATGAAAAACTTTACAGGGCCGAAGATACAGCGCATAGTAGTCTGCGATTTGACCGAAGCCAGCCACGGCAACGGAATCGCGGTCAACACCGCCGATTTCATCACGCGCCGTTTTTTTGAAAAACTGGATCTCAAGGCGATGTACGCCAACGGCTTTGCCTGCTGCAACCCGACGGCCTGCCAAATACCTGTGATAATGGAAACCGAGGAAGAGGCCGTGGAAGCGGCTGTGAAAACGTGCCGTTTCATAGACATGGAACGCCCGCGCATCGTCCGCCTTCGCAGCACCCTCGCACTGGACGAATTTGAAATCAGCGAGGCGCTTCTGGACGAGGCGAAGGCGCAGCCGAATATAGAGATCTTATAG
- a CDS encoding Na+/H+ antiporter NhaC family protein: MGKAAKAKRIPSYGEAYFCVVLVFGIVIGAMVLGIPVQATMLFAAIIAAAFAYNLGYTWVELEKAISAKLGHLAPTVCILWLIGLYLGANMFSGTLPLLVKYGFEIISPKFLYVSALLVCSALSVLTGSSWTSVATGGIACMTIGRILECNDAIMAAAIISGAIFGDKISPMSETTNLAPACVGNDLWSHVYSQLYTTMPAWLIAIIFYTVLGLHSGGLAEAPDSAVAVIAQLDEIYNLTPVLLLPVVVLLVLAVMQKPPIPSLIISSALAVICGVVFQGPAFTMKVGTIAAISGFKVTTVAPQGMDILYEVSYLLNRGGMISMANTVMICYTGFSLTAIMIRCGILDKAVEPLMNFANTRVKAVFTAEIAIFVVHAVAGISYLSSVFVGAAWKKCYVKNKLGLPALSRTLEDVGTTVSCLFPWGQSGAFYMATLGVSIYGAGGYFKYLTLSYMCPVIALLLAAFNIGMFNLSDEEQAKLMAEIESEEGSVESMAELEAEGKAG, translated from the coding sequence ATGGGTAAAGCAGCCAAAGCAAAACGGATCCCGTCGTACGGGGAAGCCTATTTCTGCGTCGTTCTTGTTTTCGGCATAGTCATCGGAGCCATGGTTCTCGGCATACCGGTGCAGGCTACGATGCTTTTCGCCGCCATCATTGCGGCGGCTTTCGCTTACAACCTCGGTTATACGTGGGTTGAGCTGGAGAAAGCCATCTCGGCGAAGCTGGGACATCTGGCTCCGACGGTCTGCATTCTCTGGCTGATCGGCCTTTATCTCGGCGCGAATATGTTCAGCGGCACGCTTCCTCTGCTGGTAAAATACGGCTTTGAAATTATCAGCCCGAAATTCTTATATGTCAGCGCTCTGCTGGTCTGCTCCGCGCTTTCCGTGCTGACCGGATCTTCCTGGACCTCCGTCGCCACGGGCGGCATCGCCTGCATGACGATAGGCCGCATACTTGAGTGCAACGACGCGATCATGGCTGCGGCGATAATCTCCGGAGCGATCTTCGGAGATAAGATTTCCCCGATGTCCGAAACGACAAACCTCGCCCCAGCCTGCGTCGGAAACGACCTGTGGAGCCACGTCTACTCGCAGCTGTACACGACGATGCCGGCGTGGCTGATCGCAATCATCTTTTATACGGTCCTCGGCCTTCATTCCGGCGGCCTCGCCGAAGCCCCGGATTCCGCCGTCGCCGTAATCGCTCAGCTTGACGAAATATACAACCTGACCCCGGTGCTCCTCCTTCCGGTCGTCGTACTGCTCGTGCTGGCCGTGATGCAGAAGCCGCCGATCCCTTCGCTTATTATATCCAGCGCCCTCGCCGTTATCTGCGGAGTCGTCTTCCAGGGGCCCGCGTTTACGATGAAGGTCGGCACGATCGCCGCGATAAGCGGCTTCAAAGTTACGACCGTCGCCCCGCAGGGAATGGACATATTATATGAAGTCTCATATCTGCTCAACCGCGGAGGCATGATCTCGATGGCGAACACGGTCATGATCTGCTACACCGGCTTCTCTCTCACCGCAATCATGATTCGCTGCGGCATACTAGACAAGGCAGTCGAGCCGCTCATGAATTTCGCCAACACGCGCGTCAAAGCAGTCTTCACCGCTGAAATAGCAATATTCGTCGTTCACGCAGTCGCGGGCATTTCCTACCTCAGCTCAGTCTTCGTCGGCGCGGCATGGAAAAAGTGCTACGTTAAGAACAAGCTCGGCCTTCCCGCCCTTTCACGTACTCTTGAAGATGTCGGAACGACGGTCTCCTGCCTCTTCCCGTGGGGACAGTCCGGAGCCTTCTACATGGCTACTCTCGGCGTATCGATCTACGGAGCCGGCGGCTATTTCAAGTATCTGACCCTCAGCTATATGTGCCCGGTCATCGCGCTCCTGCTGGCGGCGTTCAACATCGGCATGTTCAACCTCTCCGACGAGGAGCAGGCGAAACTTATGGCCGAGATAGAATCGGAAGAAGGAAGCGTCGAATCTATGGCGGAACTTGAAGCCGAGGGCAAAGCCGGCTAA